From the Roseofilum casamattae BLCC-M143 genome, one window contains:
- a CDS encoding PAS domain-containing sensor histidine kinase: MYLHPTHSTTDGNVTPMSSYQSCQSSSHYLRQSLVKRTQQLAKANLQLASEVNKRKHVEIAFDRIEKQYCLMFENAVEGRFQISPEGWLILANTAFAQIYGYQSLRDLEQAAKNMGDYYLNRQQYSQWKEAMAEQGTIRGFEYQICRPDGERIWIVQTAREVRDDEGNLLYYEGIVEEISDRKQGELNLQTSAAYYQRKVRDLQHALEEAQSTAEQMQRQLIQQEKMSSLGELVAGVAHEINNPVSFVCGNLNHAIAYTDDLLRMLELYQTHYPEAVAEIEEAAEDMDIEFLLEDFPQVLKSMAVGTNRIGQLVASLRHFSRRDRQERQLVDLHAGLESTLMILHNRLQARGDHPEIKIHRDYGDLPQILGYAGEINQVFMNLLSNAIDALEECFDCSSSEFGQITIATRYHSAEGHSPETISICIADNGTGMSAEVRSRLFETFFTTKPIGKGTGLGLSISRQIIVDKHGGDLRCESTPGAGTVFTIELPVGSD, translated from the coding sequence ATGTACTTACACCCAACCCATTCTACAACTGACGGTAACGTCACGCCCATGAGTTCCTACCAAAGCTGTCAATCGTCTTCCCATTATTTGCGTCAAAGTTTGGTGAAACGCACGCAACAGTTGGCTAAAGCTAATCTGCAATTAGCCTCGGAAGTGAATAAGCGCAAACATGTGGAAATAGCTTTCGATCGAATAGAGAAACAGTATTGCTTGATGTTTGAGAATGCCGTAGAAGGACGATTCCAAATTTCCCCAGAAGGTTGGTTAATTCTTGCCAATACCGCCTTTGCCCAAATCTATGGATATCAGAGTTTGAGGGATTTAGAACAAGCGGCCAAAAACATGGGCGATTATTATCTCAATCGCCAGCAATATTCCCAGTGGAAAGAAGCAATGGCAGAACAAGGAACCATTCGCGGATTTGAATACCAAATTTGTCGCCCTGATGGGGAACGAATTTGGATTGTCCAAACGGCTCGAGAGGTGAGGGACGATGAAGGAAACTTGCTCTACTACGAGGGGATAGTTGAAGAAATTAGCGATCGCAAGCAAGGCGAACTCAACTTGCAAACCTCGGCAGCCTACTACCAGCGCAAAGTCCGAGATTTGCAACACGCTCTCGAAGAGGCACAATCGACAGCAGAGCAAATGCAACGGCAACTGATCCAACAAGAAAAAATGTCCTCTTTGGGCGAATTAGTCGCTGGAGTTGCTCATGAAATTAATAATCCAGTCAGCTTTGTCTGTGGCAATCTCAATCATGCGATAGCCTACACAGACGATCTCTTACGGATGCTAGAACTCTATCAAACTCACTACCCCGAAGCCGTCGCCGAAATTGAAGAGGCAGCTGAGGACATGGATATTGAGTTTTTGCTCGAAGATTTTCCCCAAGTCCTAAAATCCATGGCTGTTGGCACCAATCGGATCGGCCAGCTCGTTGCCAGTCTCCGTCATTTTTCCCGTCGCGATCGGCAAGAGAGACAATTGGTCGATCTTCATGCGGGATTAGAAAGTACCTTGATGATTCTGCACAATCGCTTGCAAGCCAGAGGAGACCATCCAGAAATCAAAATCCATCGCGACTATGGAGACCTCCCCCAAATCCTTGGATATGCTGGGGAAATCAATCAAGTCTTTATGAACTTGCTCAGTAATGCCATCGACGCATTGGAAGAGTGCTTCGATTGCTCTAGCTCTGAGTTCGGGCAAATTACGATTGCTACCCGCTATCACTCTGCTGAGGGTCACTCTCCGGAAACAATTTCAATTTGTATTGCCGATAATGGAACGGGTATGAGTGCCGAAGTGCGATCGAGATTATTCGAGACCTTTTTTACCACCAAACCTATTGGTAAAGGCACTGGCTTGGGTCTTTCCATCAGCCGCCAGATTATTGTGGACAAG
- a CDS encoding AMIN domain-containing protein → MDYRQVKYLANNASMARRILRQVKYWVVVAMFCAAIAFYGAIAKGAELTNWNFDPLQAKLELILDRPVIPRYSLAGNPPRLIIVLPDTNITASISAISYTGAVQRIVVERSNPDETRFILKLSPGVELRSELVQTESTVSVNGEHLTAIRLAIAGERPAEIGTSPVLPPANFDTPKNPPLVRVPPLYSRQSDRNLEREERPTPGASAASLNTKPASVETTPNLVGLRIVNSTESRPQRANSAPLPPIGSSQIPTIAFGQAIPDFERGASSATGQLLPRGTRLRLRYSGDAALSLTPEIPVQEVLFVDKPVRDNSGRTIVPVGTLAIGQFETSDRQIRFRVSALIIGDRAVPIEAQSAVLNRANSRRRVIIQPGQVIEVR, encoded by the coding sequence ATGGATTACAGACAAGTGAAATACCTAGCTAATAACGCTTCTATGGCGAGACGAATTCTACGTCAGGTAAAATATTGGGTCGTTGTTGCTATGTTTTGCGCGGCTATTGCTTTCTATGGGGCGATCGCTAAAGGAGCGGAGCTAACAAACTGGAATTTCGATCCGCTGCAAGCCAAATTAGAACTCATTCTCGATCGCCCGGTTATTCCTCGTTACTCTCTCGCTGGCAATCCGCCACGACTGATTATAGTCTTGCCAGATACAAATATTACTGCTTCTATATCTGCAATTTCTTATACAGGAGCAGTACAGCGTATTGTCGTAGAACGCTCTAATCCGGACGAGACTCGCTTTATTCTGAAGTTGTCTCCAGGGGTTGAACTCCGCTCGGAGCTGGTGCAAACTGAATCAACGGTCTCGGTAAATGGAGAGCATCTTACCGCTATTCGGCTGGCGATCGCTGGCGAACGGCCGGCCGAGATCGGAACGTCTCCTGTCTTACCACCTGCAAATTTTGATACGCCGAAAAATCCACCTTTAGTCCGCGTCCCACCGCTCTATTCTCGGCAGAGCGATCGCAATCTTGAGAGGGAAGAGCGACCGACTCCTGGAGCCTCGGCTGCTTCTCTGAATACTAAACCCGCCTCCGTAGAAACCACACCTAACCTGGTGGGGCTGCGAATCGTTAATTCTACTGAGTCTCGGCCGCAGAGAGCAAACTCAGCACCTCTACCACCGATTGGCTCGAGCCAGATTCCGACCATCGCTTTTGGTCAAGCTATTCCAGACTTTGAGCGAGGTGCGAGTTCGGCAACCGGGCAATTATTGCCTCGAGGAACCCGACTGAGATTGCGCTACTCCGGAGATGCGGCCTTGTCCTTAACTCCGGAAATTCCCGTACAAGAGGTCTTATTTGTTGACAAACCGGTTCGGGATAACTCGGGAAGAACGATCGTGCCGGTGGGGACATTGGCGATCGGGCAATTTGAAACCAGCGATCGCCAGATTCGATTTCGCGTTAGTGCTCTAATTATCGGCGATCGAGCCGTCCCAATTGAGGCTCAGTCTGCTGTACTGAACCGTGCTAATTCTCGCCGCCGAGTTATTATTCAACCCGGACAAGTGATTGAGGTTCGTTAG
- a CDS encoding TdeIII family type II restriction endonuclease yields the protein MNQSDKDSIKEAIQSVIREMMDRVMENVLYEKPFSPETHRAAKPLYAALVPDEIFKGSHFERRFVTPFGKVWEKLAVIAAQQSLGFAQVNYKIHGTIRKGRLNRITEILNRLEYPSKGDKRIYPNWNEEIASILKCKGKKIPVTVVCDVYAENPSTGQKYAFEIKAPLPNSDQTKVSKEKLLKLYSMEPSVILEAYFALPYNPYINKQNYAWTPPKRWFNMTDDSVVLIGNEFWDKLGGQGTYQVFIQAVNELSQEYKPRIYREFLGIEPPHDGFQLEPPDKID from the coding sequence ATGAATCAATCCGATAAAGACTCGATCAAGGAAGCGATTCAATCCGTCATTCGAGAAATGATGGATCGGGTGATGGAGAATGTTTTATATGAAAAGCCATTTTCACCTGAAACACATCGTGCGGCAAAACCACTGTATGCTGCTCTAGTTCCTGATGAAATATTTAAAGGATCTCATTTTGAAAGAAGATTTGTTACTCCTTTTGGTAAAGTGTGGGAAAAACTAGCTGTTATTGCTGCACAACAAAGCCTAGGGTTTGCGCAAGTGAATTATAAGATTCATGGAACGATTAGAAAAGGAAGACTTAATCGTATTACTGAAATTTTGAATCGTCTAGAATATCCGAGTAAAGGAGATAAACGAATTTACCCTAATTGGAATGAAGAAATTGCTTCAATCCTGAAATGTAAAGGCAAAAAGATTCCAGTTACCGTTGTGTGTGATGTTTATGCTGAAAACCCAAGTACGGGTCAAAAATATGCCTTTGAAATCAAAGCTCCTCTTCCCAATAGCGACCAAACTAAAGTGAGCAAAGAAAAACTACTAAAATTATATTCTATGGAACCTTCAGTTATTTTAGAGGCTTATTTTGCTTTGCCGTATAATCCTTACATTAACAAACAAAACTATGCTTGGACTCCTCCTAAACGGTGGTTTAATATGACTGATGATTCCGTTGTCTTAATTGGTAACGAGTTTTGGGATAAATTGGGTGGACAAGGAACTTACCAAGTTTTTATCCAAGCAGTCAACGAATTGAGTCAAGAGTATAAACCGAGAATCTATCGGGAATTTCTAGGGATTGAACCCCCACATGATGGATTTCAGTTAGAACCACCGGATAAGATTGATTAA
- a CDS encoding DNA cytosine methyltransferase has protein sequence MQAASPIQIELFNPLNPHHGVTLNPRFTFIDLFAGIGGFRLALEQLGGKCLGYAEIDREAISVYQQNFIRYINAEEPNLGDVSQLGKLPQSVDLMVGGVPCQPWSIAGQIKGFEDKRGQLWFDVIRLVKLNQPKLFIFENVKGLTEPRHCQSLQVILGKLRHAGYLVEYRVLNSYDFGLAQDRDRVFIVGINNRLEHQHKFQFPQHLPEKPKLYNFIKGVSKHPVEKQKISPSVLFGDRSPASRNRFQKNDELNDFFLFADIRDGHTTIHSWDLIETSDREQNICTTILKNRRKKKYGSKDGNPLNFHHLVELIPDLDREELERLQAKKILRFEPQGYEFVNSKISAGIDGVAKIILAHADAIGTLTATGMRDYIATVCFSCQDPKRYKQEFIKKVYQRKKYKPISAQDYANLQGFPEWFQLAQRETTAKKQLGNAVSVPVVYHLAKSLIKVLF, from the coding sequence ATGCAAGCTGCATCCCCAATTCAGATCGAGTTATTTAATCCCTTAAATCCCCATCACGGAGTAACTCTGAATCCCAGATTTACATTTATTGACTTATTTGCAGGGATTGGTGGGTTTAGACTGGCACTGGAGCAGCTAGGGGGGAAATGTTTGGGCTATGCAGAAATCGATCGAGAAGCAATTTCTGTCTATCAGCAAAACTTCATTCGTTATATCAATGCAGAAGAACCTAATTTAGGTGATGTTTCTCAATTAGGTAAGTTGCCTCAGTCTGTTGACTTGATGGTCGGAGGTGTACCCTGCCAGCCTTGGTCAATTGCAGGACAAATTAAGGGATTTGAGGATAAAAGAGGTCAGCTTTGGTTTGATGTTATTCGTTTAGTCAAACTGAACCAACCAAAATTATTTATATTTGAAAACGTTAAAGGACTAACAGAACCGAGGCATTGCCAAAGCTTGCAAGTCATTTTAGGCAAACTGCGACACGCTGGATATTTGGTAGAGTATCGGGTTTTGAATTCCTATGATTTTGGTTTAGCACAGGATCGCGATCGCGTATTTATTGTCGGCATTAATAATCGACTGGAACATCAGCATAAGTTTCAATTTCCCCAGCATTTACCTGAAAAACCAAAACTCTATAATTTTATTAAGGGAGTCTCTAAACATCCCGTAGAAAAGCAAAAAATATCGCCCTCAGTTCTGTTTGGCGATCGCTCCCCTGCATCCAGGAATCGATTTCAGAAAAATGACGAATTAAATGATTTTTTTCTGTTTGCCGATATTCGAGATGGCCATACGACAATTCATTCTTGGGATTTGATTGAAACCAGCGATCGCGAACAAAATATTTGTACTACAATCCTGAAAAACAGACGAAAAAAGAAATATGGTAGCAAAGATGGAAATCCTTTGAATTTTCACCATTTGGTTGAATTGATTCCCGATCTAGATCGAGAAGAATTAGAGCGATTGCAAGCGAAAAAAATTCTCCGTTTCGAGCCACAAGGTTATGAATTTGTTAATTCTAAAATTTCTGCTGGAATTGATGGAGTCGCCAAAATTATTCTGGCTCATGCAGATGCGATTGGTACCTTGACTGCAACTGGAATGAGAGATTATATTGCCACTGTCTGCTTTAGTTGCCAAGATCCAAAGCGCTATAAACAAGAATTTATCAAGAAAGTGTATCAACGTAAAAAATACAAACCAATTTCTGCTCAAGACTATGCAAATTTACAAGGATTTCCTGAATGGTTTCAGCTAGCACAGCGCGAGACTACTGCTAAGAAACAATTAGGTAATGCCGTTTCTGTTCCGGTTGTTTATCATTTAGCAAAATCTTTAATTAAAGTTCTATTTTGA